The nucleotide sequence ATTTATTGAATTGGCATAAACCCTACTTTCCAGACACCATCCAGGTCTTTAATTAACCTGAATCCTTGGACTCCATTTTTACTTTCAAATTTGAGATAACCCTCATAATCACTTGTTTCTACAAATTCACCTGCCTGTATTCCCTGAAAGGCTGCAAGTATCTCCTCACTACTTGATGAGAATTCACTGGAATCCTGTATATGTTCTGCCTTTGACCACCTTACATGTTCTGGACGGGTTGTATATAAAGCATATTCAGTTTCCGGGTCACTATCTAATTGGGCCTGGACATACAGCTTAGCTATACTTAATGGTGGAAGGTCTTTTAAGTGTTTACTTGAATGGTTTTGTTTAAATAGCTCATAGGCAAGCATTTCTTGTTCATCAAGTTTAAAAGGAGTGGAATCCAGTAAAACTTCTCCCGACCGCTGCTCCTCCTCTACCAAACTTCCATCTGACCTTAATAGCTTTGCAAATACTTTCCCATTCAAAGTATAAAACATCGACATTCTCATCACTTTTTCTTCCGGTGACCAGCCGATCCAGAATTGTATTCCAATGTTCTGGCTGCGAAGATTTTCAAAGTCTACGATACCTTTATCAGGTACCTTGCTCACCGTACCCTTATCAACATAGAATTGATAGAGCCAATCCTTGACGGAACCGTCCTCTGCATCAGCATTCACAAATTCATTGAAATCTTGCCCAAATGCAGTTTTGACTTCTTCTTCTGTCATTCCCAATCTGAAATTCTTTTCCAGATATTCTGCCTTTTCTTTAACTTTTTCGTCTTTTATAGCATTGTTTTTTTCAGGACCTATTGAATCGAAAATTTTAATGTTTTTTTCATCTGACATGTCAAGCAGCAGACGCCTTTTAACCTGGGTTTTTGTTTCTTTATCGACAAAAGTAAAAGTTACTAGTTCACGCCCCTTTTCATCAATCTCAACCATTTCAACGTTTATCGTTGAAAAATCAACTTTTTCATAGTATTTCAACACTTCATTAATATTGTTATCGTAGTACTCATACAGTAGCACATCTTTAATGTATACTTCGTCACCTTGTTGTAGTGCATCAAAGTAGAAGACAAGTTCACGGGCAGCATTGGGGGATCCGGTCGATTTGGTTACAGTTTGATATATTTGCTGAAATGCTTCATTATTACCTGTGATGGTGTAAATATCCCTTTCCCTTTCACTCCGTTCCTCCTCGCTCTTGTCTTTCTTCTCGGCATCAATTGTTTTAACAGGTTGACTTTGTTCACTTTCAGACTTAGACCCTATAAGAGAAGCTGTCAATAATGTAAATAACATTACTGCCATAACCACTGGAACTAAAATAGGCCATCGGAATGACTGATTCCCGGAGATAGGAACCTTCCTCCCCTCAATGAGTTCACTTCTAAGTTTTTCAATGAAACTTTCATCAGGCTCAAGATCTGGCCTATGCTTTAAAGGCGCCAGGAACCGTTGGTCAAACGACTCTTTACGATTGTCCATCTCTAAGTTCCCACCCTTCATTATTTGATAAGACCTGTTTTTTTAAGAGTTGTAGAGCACGATGATAATCAACACGTACTTTCGCTTCGCTGCATCCGAGTATTTCAGCTGTTTCTTTTATGCTCGATTCTTTCAATCCACGCAAGATTACAACCGTCCTGTATTGCTGCTTTAATTTTAGCAACGCACTTTGCAACTCTGTCCATTCCCCTTTTCGTATCAGGCGATCTTCCGGTGTATCAGAGTCTTTATCTTTTCCAATCGCCCAATCTGGAAATAAGCTGACAAATTTTCTTTTACGATGTAAATCCATTGCAGTATTCTTTGTGATGGATAATATCCATGTTTTGAGTTTGGTCTGATCCTTTAAACTACCAATAGAATTCATAATTTTTATGAATGTTTCCTGGGTTATATCCTCTGCTTCCTGTTTGTTGTTTGTAAAATAAAGTGCAAAATGATAGACATCACGATAATATAAGTCATAAATTTCATTTATATCTTGCCGCTTAGAACCCACTTATCACTCCCCCGTTCCCAAATAAGTCGCATGAGCGGACATTTTGTTTCAGCTTTTTTGAAATTTTTATGAATTCAAAGAAATGCTATGTATAACAGTGATCATAGCTTCCGCTTTTCCCAATGAGAAAAAATAATATATAATGGAAGGTAAATTAGGATTCCAACCTAATTTTACCAGCCTTTATGGTTACTAAAAAGCTTCATCTTAAAAGGAGAAATCATATGCACTTACTGCAAAGATTCTGGGAGGCTGTTGTTCGATTCTGGAAACGGCGCCACCTGACTCAAATCTTGTTATTAATCTTATTGGTTTTCATATTGCTCTCGATCCTTTGGTTCGCCTTTATCGCTAGCAGGGCGAATGTCCAGACCCTGAAGGATGGATTGAGCCAGGCAACCACCATTTATGATCGCAATGGGGATGAAGCAAGCAAGCTTGCTACCAACCGTACAGGTGGAGTGTCGATAAAAGATATGCCAGAGCATGTCCCAAATGCCGTCATTGCTATTGAGGATGAACGCTTTTATGAGCATAACGGATTCGATATTAAAGGCATTGCCCGTGCTTTTTTCGGAAACCTTTTAGCTGGAGGCATTACCGGGGGTGGCAGTACCCTTACCCAGCAGCTGACCAAAAACGCTTTGTTATCTTCAGAGCGGACATACAAACGTAAAGTAGAAGAATTATTTTTGGCAGTCGAGCTTGAGAAGGTTTATGAAAAGGACGAAATCATAGAAATGTATCTGAACCAGGTGTATTTCGGCAGTGGCGCGTTTGGCATCAACAACGCCAGTAAAAAATACTTCGCAAAGGATATTCAGGATGTCACAATAAGTGAGGCTGCACTGCTTGCCGGCCTGCTTAAAGCACCTTCTGCCCTAGATCCCTATAATAATTATGACGCTGCCATCAAACGCAGGAATATTGTTCTTTCTAAGATGAACGAACTAGGGATGATAACAGATATCGAACATGCAAAAGCCAAGTCTGAAAAGATTGTATTGGAAGACGGAGGCGGCTCTCTCGCCGACCGCAAATATCCTTCTTATGTCGATGCAGTCTTGGATGAAGCCACAAGTAAATATGGCCTTACCCAGGATGAAATAATGACAAGAGGCTATCGTATCTATACTGAACTTGATCAGGACATACAATCTGGTCTGGAAAAAGTGTTCCGACAGGATTATCTATTCCCTGATCGATCCAGTGATGTTTTAGTACAGAGTGGATCCGTACTGCTTAATCCGGAGAATGGGGGCGTCCGTGCACTAGTTGGAGGACGGGGGGAAAAAGTGTTCAGAGGATTCAACCGTGCAACCCACTTAAGGGCTCAGCCAGGATCGACCATGAAACCTCTTGCCGTTTACACCCCGGCTTTAGAAGAAGGCTATGAATATGATTCCATGCTTGTTGACAAGAAGATGTCATTTAAAAACTACAGCCCAAAAAACTTCTCTGATACCTATCAGGGAGAAGTGCCAATGTATGAGGCCGTGGAAAAGTCAATTAACATACCTGCTGTTTGGCTTTTGAATGAAATAGGCTTGAATAAAGGAATTGATGCTGTAAGAAGATTTGGAATCAAAGTAGAAAAAGAAGACCAGAACCTGGCACTCGCCCTGGGAGGAATGCATAATGGTGTTTCTCCGCTACAGATGGCTGAAGCTTATTCTGTCTTCCCAAATGGCGGGAAGCGTCATGATGCCCATGTGATTACAAAAATTGTAGGTCCAACTGGCAAGGTGATTGCAGAGCATGATGGCTCAACAACACGCGTTACTTCCAAATCAGTGGCCAATGAAATGACGTCAATGTTATTGAATGTCGTTGAAACAGGTACTGGTAAAGGGACAAATATTGAAGGTGTTGAGATTGCAGGAAAGACTGGGTCTACTCAGCTGCCTTATGCAGATATCAATGGAACAAAAGATCAATGGTTTGTAGGATATACACCGAACATCGTCGGGGCTGTATGGCTGGGATATGATAAAACTGACCGGAAGCATTATTTATCCAGCAGCAGCTCAAAGGATGTAGTGCCACTGTTTAGAGCGATCATGGAAGCAACAGTGCCCCACATCGAGCAGGAAGAATTCAAAGTCCAATCAATCAACGATCGGCAGTCCGGTGCCATCGTTGATTATGAAGAGACAGAAAAAGCAATTAAGGAAAAAGCAAATGAACTGGAG is from Mesobacillus boroniphilus and encodes:
- a CDS encoding RNA polymerase sigma factor, which gives rise to MGSKRQDINEIYDLYYRDVYHFALYFTNNKQEAEDITQETFIKIMNSIGSLKDQTKLKTWILSITKNTAMDLHRKRKFVSLFPDWAIGKDKDSDTPEDRLIRKGEWTELQSALLKLKQQYRTVVILRGLKESSIKETAEILGCSEAKVRVDYHRALQLLKKQVLSNNEGWELRDGQS
- a CDS encoding transglycosylase domain-containing protein, whose protein sequence is MHLLQRFWEAVVRFWKRRHLTQILLLILLVFILLSILWFAFIASRANVQTLKDGLSQATTIYDRNGDEASKLATNRTGGVSIKDMPEHVPNAVIAIEDERFYEHNGFDIKGIARAFFGNLLAGGITGGGSTLTQQLTKNALLSSERTYKRKVEELFLAVELEKVYEKDEIIEMYLNQVYFGSGAFGINNASKKYFAKDIQDVTISEAALLAGLLKAPSALDPYNNYDAAIKRRNIVLSKMNELGMITDIEHAKAKSEKIVLEDGGGSLADRKYPSYVDAVLDEATSKYGLTQDEIMTRGYRIYTELDQDIQSGLEKVFRQDYLFPDRSSDVLVQSGSVLLNPENGGVRALVGGRGEKVFRGFNRATHLRAQPGSTMKPLAVYTPALEEGYEYDSMLVDKKMSFKNYSPKNFSDTYQGEVPMYEAVEKSINIPAVWLLNEIGLNKGIDAVRRFGIKVEKEDQNLALALGGMHNGVSPLQMAEAYSVFPNGGKRHDAHVITKIVGPTGKVIAEHDGSTTRVTSKSVANEMTSMLLNVVETGTGKGTNIEGVEIAGKTGSTQLPYADINGTKDQWFVGYTPNIVGAVWLGYDKTDRKHYLSSSSSKDVVPLFRAIMEATVPHIEQEEFKVQSINDRQSGAIVDYEETEKAIKEKANELEKELKERAGQVEEKLKEEAPKWKKVFEKMQEDAGKVGDKVIDKLREWQGQ